The genomic region TATTACCGAACAAGCGTACCGCCAAGGCCAAAGTCCGCGAAAAATCGGAAATAATATTAAACGGTAACATCAACGGCGTCGGTTCTAAATAATGTTTGAAATACCCACCAATTCCTTGTTGCCAAATTCCATAAATTGGAACGGCAAAAAATACACAAGTCGCTAACGCCGAAGTCGTGTAAAGAGAAGCCGTTGGCGGGTAATATCCCGGAACGATCGCCAGAACATTAGAAACCGCAATAAATAAGAATAACGTCCCGACAAACGGCAAAAAAGGTTCGGCGGGTTGTTGCGCCACTTCGCGAATTTGTTGGCTGACCATTTCGACAATCGCTTCGAGTAAGTTTTGTCCGTCGGACAAGTCCGTAGAACTCGAAAGTTTACGAGAGATCGAACTGGCGACAACCGCGATCGTCGCCATCACCAACCAGGTAAAGACTAAGGTTGCATTGATATCGATCGATCCCCAATGCCAGTATGAAATTTGATCCGGAGTGAGTTTCATTTTTTGCCGTGTTCTTATTGTATGCGAAACGAGATAGGCGATCGGTTTTTGTTTTAAAAAATTAACGAATCTTCCTATCGATAACAATTCTTAATTTTCTTCGGTACCGGGTGGGGGATAAATTCGCTATTTCCCCAGACCCGATCGCTCGATCTGACCTGCTTAAGACGGTCTGGGTTATCGATAACTTTTAGAAACTGAAATCAATTGAGGTTTACTCAAACAACGAACTAAAATCGTTCGCATCACGATAAACCCCAACAAACCGGGGAAAATTCGTTCCCAGCGATCGCCGATGAGCAGATAAAAAGCAATACCTACAAAACTAAATCGAATCAAAAAACTACCGACGAGAAACAGATAAGGATGACGGGTTTTTCTCAGATAGCCAATCGTCCACCACAACGCCCCAAAATAGAAGCCACCAAAAGCCAGTCCTCCCGCGATCGCGATCGCCATACTCCAGAGTAAATCCGTTGTAGATAACATTCCATCCCCCGATTTTAAATTAGTTTAAATCATTTATCCTTGACGTTCTTTTTCGATCCAATACCACGCCGTCAAACAGCCTAAAACAATGCCGATAAATAATCCCATCAACGTCCAAGAATAGGGACTGGGAAAATGAGTATCGATCCAAATCCCCGCCGCGATTCCCAGTAATGCGGGAATAACGACAGACCAACCGACTAAACCATACATTCCCAATCCATACCAAATACTGCGATAGCGATCGCGGCGGGCTGCTAATTTTCGCCTCGCTTTTTTATCGACAGTATCGCGAAATTCTTGCCAAGGTTCCGGGCGATCGCGATCGTGATTCATGGTAAATTTTCCTTGTTTCTATGAGTCGATAAAATAGATATTTGTCCTGAGTATCAGCTAGGCAAAAGCCAAAAGTTAATAGAAAGAAAACAAAATAAAAAATAAATTTACGATACGGGCATCCTCCCCACTTCTATGTAATTCATATTCTCATCAGTAAATAAACAAAAAATGGGGGAGGTGTACCGATCGAAATCAAATATTTGCAATCCATCAAAGATCGAATCATCTAAAATCTAAAATCATCTAAAATCTAAAATCTAAACTCCCTTTTCTAATGCCATAAATTGGCGTAAAATTGTTGCTTCCAGACGGGCGATCGCGCAACGGGCTTTTTTCTGTTGTTCGTCTAGGCGTTTGAACTCCTCATCGACAGTTTGACGCAAGCTGTTTAAATCTTTGCTACTGACTGCATTTCGGGTTGACAGCCAGACCTGGCGATCGCACTTGACTAAAATCCCGCCATCAACGGCGATCGATTGTTTGTCCGAGTCGGAAGTCAAAGAAGTAAAAAATGTTAGAATCCCCGGAACCAAAGCGGTGACACAATCGATGTGATTGGGAAGTAAAGTAAAATAGCCGTTTTCAGCTTCAGCAATAATTTTTTTAACTGAAGTTTCGATTAAGATTTCCGTCGGCAATAATATTTTAAATTCCATCGATCGCCCGTCCCGGTTTTAAATTTAATCAATCCCCGATTTACTACTTCCAAATCCAATCTAGAATCTAAACTCTAAACTTCCTTTGCTTCATCAATACTCCCGATCGCATACAGCGCACTTTCCGGATAGTTAGAAAACTCATCGTTGAGGATGCGATCGCACCCGTCCAAAGCATCCTCTAAAGACACCAATCGGCCCGGTTTGCCTGTAAACTGTTGGGTAGAAAAAAACGGTTGAGTTAAAAACCGTTCCAGCCGTCGGGCGCGATAGACAATTTGGCGATCTTCTTGAGATAATTCTTCAATACCGAGCATGGCGATAATATCTTTCAACTCCTCATAATTCGCCAAGGTCGAACGAATCGCTTTGGCAATTTGATAGTGGCGATCGCCGACCACGTGGGGCGCCAGCATTTTCGAGCCGGATTGCAACGGATCCACTGCGGGATAGAGGCCCTCGCTGGCCCGTTTGCGCGACAGGACGATCGACGCGGAGAGGTGGGCGAAGGTATGGACGGCGGCGGGGTCGGTGAAGTCGTCGGCGGGGACGTAAACGGCTTGAATGGAGGTGATGGCGCCGGAGGCGGTGTTACAAATGCGCTCTTCTAATTCGGCGAGTTCGGTGGCGAGGGTGGGTTGGTAGCCGACGCGAGACGGCAAATGTCCCATCAGACCGGACATTTCTTGTCCGGCTTGGACGAAGCGAAAGATATTATCGATCAGCAACAGAACGTCTTGTTTGGCGTCGTCGCGGAAATATTCGGCGATGGTGAGGGCGGCGTGACCGACGCGGAAGCGGGCGCCGGGAGACTCGTTCATCTGACCGAAGACCATCACGGTTCGATCGAGGACTCCGGCGTCTTGCATTTCGCGATAGAGTTCTTCGGCTTCGCGACAGCGTTCGCCGATCCCACAAAAGAGGCTGACCCCTTCGTGTTGGGCGATCGTGTTGTGGATGGTTTCGGTAATTAACACGGTTTTGCCGACTCCGGCGCCGCCGAACAGTCCGGCTTTGCCGCCGCGTTCGAGGGGCGCCAGAACGTCGATCGCCTTAATTCCGGTGGTGAGAATTTCCGAACCCGTCGCCTGTCCGGTGAGGGGAACGGGGGCTTGATGGAGCGATCGCCATTCGCCGCCGAGGATCGGTTCGCCGCGATCGATCGCCTCGCCGAACACGTTGACCATGCGTCCGAGGAGGCGATCGCCCACGGGGACTTGCAAGGGATGCCCGGTATCGGCGATCGCCTCGCCCCGGGCCAGACCGCGTACTGGGGTTAATGCCACGCCCTGGACCGTATGCGGGTCTAAATGGGCCAAGACCTCGATCGCGATCGCGCGGTCTTCTCCGGCGACCAACTTGGTATAAATCGGGGGCAGACTTTCGTCAAAGTGAGCCTCGATAATACTACCGCGCACACTGCATACCGTTCCCCAATTCACCGCCGTGGCGACAGTTGCGGGTTCCTCTTCAACTTTCACGACCGAAACCTCCTCAAGGCACGATCTCGGAGCATCCGGGCAGGAGAATCGCCCGCCTAATCCGGGTGAACCAACTTCAAGCGATGCACTCGTCCCGACCGTTCCCCGGCCAAGATCGTATCGCCATCCGCCGCAAACTCACAGCACCACAAGGCATCGGCCCCGGTAAAACTCGCCAGTAGTTCGCGACTTTCCAAATCCCACAGTTTTAACGTGCGGTCTTCCGAGGCGGAAACCAGGCGTTTGCCGTCGGGACTGACCGACAATCCCCGGACACGTCCTTGATGTCCGGTAAGTGTAAACAGATTTTTACCCGTTTCCAACTCCCACACTTTGATCGTCTGGTCCGTGGAACCGGAAATCACCCACCGTCCGTCTGGGGTGGCGATCGCGGGGCGCACCGTGCCTTGATGACCGTAAAGGGTTAAAAACAACTCTCCGGTCTCGATTTCCCAGATTTTCACCGTTTTATCTACCGAGGTGGAAATCGCATATTTGCTATCTGGGGTCACGGCGACCGCTTGCACCGAACTTTGATGACCTTGAAGAGTCCTCAACTCAGTTCCCGTCGCTAAATCCCAGACTTTGACCAGGTGGTCTAACGACCCGGAAATCAAGTATTTGCCGTCCGGGGTCACGGATAGGGCGCGTACCCAAGCTTGATGTCCCGTTAAGGTGGCGAGTTCTTTCCCGGTGTCCAAATCCCAGATTTTGATCTTGCAGTCGCGTCCGCCGGAAATCGCCCGTTTCCCGTCCGGGGTGACGGCGATCGCCTGTACTTCTTTCGTATGTCCGGCGAGGGTTAACAGTTTTTCCCCGGTTTCGAGGTCGGACACGTGCAAGGTTTTATCGAAGGACGCCGAGACGACCCGCTTACCATCCGGGGTACAGGCGACTTCCATGACGCGATCGCCGTGACGGGTCAACAAAACTAACGCCGTTCCCGGTTTCAACGTCCAAATTTTTAACGTGCGATCCGCCGAACCGGAAATGACGCGATCGCTCTCGGGGACGATCGCCACGGTCCGCACCACGTCGTGATGTCCGGTCAGGGTAAATAGCTTGTTCCCTGTCTCCAGATCCCACAGTTTTAAGGTGTGGTCGTCGGAACTGGAGATCATCTGGCGCCCGTCTCGACTCAAAACCACGGCCCTGACCGTGCCTTCGTGGGCGGGAATACTGTAGCGCAATTTGCGTTTGTCGAGATCCCACACTTTAATCGTGCCGTCTTGCGCCCCGGAAAACGCCGTTTTGCCGTCGGGGGTGACGCCGACGGTCCGCACCGTGTCCGTATGTCCGGTGAGGGTAAACAGTAGTTTGCGCTTGTGGAAATCCCAAACTTTGAGGGTGCTGTCGAAGGAGGCGGAAATCAGGCGCTTGTTGTCTGGCGTCACGACTAAAGCGCGCACGGCGCCGGAATGTCCGGTGAGGGTGTGCAGTTCTTTCGCCTTGTCGAGGTCCCAGATTTTAATCGTTTTGTCGGAGGAACCGGAAATCAAGTGCCGTCCGTCGGGGGTGACGGTTACGGCGCGCACCCAGTCTTGGTGACCCGTGAGGGTGTGTAGTGCTTCCCCGGTTTCCAAATTCCAAACTTTGAGGGTGCGATCGTCGGAACCGGAGATCGCCCGTTTGCCGTCGGGGGTGACCGTCAGGGTTCGTACCCAGTCTTGATGACCCGTGAGGGTATGTAGCGCTTCCCCTGTTTCCAGGTTCCAAACTTTGATCGTGCGATCGTCGGAGGTGGACACGACCCATTTGCCGTCCGGGGTCGCCGCTACGGCAGTGACGGCCAGGGAATGACCCTGGAGGGTGTGGCACAATTCTCCCCCGGACGGTTTTAAGGTCGGTTTGGAAGCGGTGGCGGGAGACGCGATCGGGTCTGCAGTCGGTTTGAACATGGCCTGAACCTCACGCGAGCGAGTCTGGTAGTTGCTCAGACTCGGAACATTCGATCGGGGGCAGTGCGACGGCTGGCGGCGCGACGATCGCAACCGGAGGAGTTTTTAAAGGACTTCACCTTAAAAACTTAGTCAGTCAAGACTTAGGCTGGGTAGGAGCGTTTCGCGAAACGTCCCTACTGAAGTTGAGCTATGAAGCCCCATCACTGAGCGTGCGGGGTGCTGACATTTAGAGGCGATCCCCCTTTCGTTCGATCGCCGTTATCGATATCGTTCATCTACTGCGATCGATAAGCGTCGATCTACCTCTTATTCAACCATCAAGAAAGGCTCAC from Oxynema aestuarii AP17 harbors:
- the atpD gene encoding F0F1 ATP synthase subunit beta; the encoded protein is MKVEEEPATVATAVNWGTVCSVRGSIIEAHFDESLPPIYTKLVAGEDRAIAIEVLAHLDPHTVQGVALTPVRGLARGEAIADTGHPLQVPVGDRLLGRMVNVFGEAIDRGEPILGGEWRSLHQAPVPLTGQATGSEILTTGIKAIDVLAPLERGGKAGLFGGAGVGKTVLITETIHNTIAQHEGVSLFCGIGERCREAEELYREMQDAGVLDRTVMVFGQMNESPGARFRVGHAALTIAEYFRDDAKQDVLLLIDNIFRFVQAGQEMSGLMGHLPSRVGYQPTLATELAELEERICNTASGAITSIQAVYVPADDFTDPAAVHTFAHLSASIVLSRKRASEGLYPAVDPLQSGSKMLAPHVVGDRHYQIAKAIRSTLANYEELKDIIAMLGIEELSQEDRQIVYRARRLERFLTQPFFSTQQFTGKPGRLVSLEDALDGCDRILNDEFSNYPESALYAIGSIDEAKEV
- a CDS encoding ATP synthase subunit I, which gives rise to MLSTTDLLWSMAIAIAGGLAFGGFYFGALWWTIGYLRKTRHPYLFLVGSFLIRFSFVGIAFYLLIGDRWERIFPGLLGFIVMRTILVRCLSKPQLISVSKSYR
- a CDS encoding WD40 repeat domain-containing protein, whose product is MFKPTADPIASPATASKPTLKPSGGELCHTLQGHSLAVTAVAATPDGKWVVSTSDDRTIKVWNLETGEALHTLTGHQDWVRTLTVTPDGKRAISGSDDRTLKVWNLETGEALHTLTGHQDWVRAVTVTPDGRHLISGSSDKTIKIWDLDKAKELHTLTGHSGAVRALVVTPDNKRLISASFDSTLKVWDFHKRKLLFTLTGHTDTVRTVGVTPDGKTAFSGAQDGTIKVWDLDKRKLRYSIPAHEGTVRAVVLSRDGRQMISSSDDHTLKLWDLETGNKLFTLTGHHDVVRTVAIVPESDRVISGSADRTLKIWTLKPGTALVLLTRHGDRVMEVACTPDGKRVVSASFDKTLHVSDLETGEKLLTLAGHTKEVQAIAVTPDGKRAISGGRDCKIKIWDLDTGKELATLTGHQAWVRALSVTPDGKYLISGSLDHLVKVWDLATGTELRTLQGHQSSVQAVAVTPDSKYAISTSVDKTVKIWEIETGELFLTLYGHQGTVRPAIATPDGRWVISGSTDQTIKVWELETGKNLFTLTGHQGRVRGLSVSPDGKRLVSASEDRTLKLWDLESRELLASFTGADALWCCEFAADGDTILAGERSGRVHRLKLVHPD
- a CDS encoding F0F1 ATP synthase subunit A produces the protein MKLTPDQISYWHWGSIDINATLVFTWLVMATIAVVASSISRKLSSSTDLSDGQNLLEAIVEMVSQQIREVAQQPAEPFLPFVGTLFLFIAVSNVLAIVPGYYPPTASLYTTSALATCVFFAVPIYGIWQQGIGGYFKHYLEPTPLMLPFNIISDFSRTLALAVRLFGNMLSGQLIVGLLISLTPLFFPIVMQAFGLLTGLIQAYIFAILAIVYIASGMEISDREER
- a CDS encoding F0F1 ATP synthase subunit epsilon; protein product: MEFKILLPTEILIETSVKKIIAEAENGYFTLLPNHIDCVTALVPGILTFFTSLTSDSDKQSIAVDGGILVKCDRQVWLSTRNAVSSKDLNSLRQTVDEEFKRLDEQQKKARCAIARLEATILRQFMALEKGV
- a CDS encoding AtpZ/AtpI family protein, with product MNHDRDRPEPWQEFRDTVDKKARRKLAARRDRYRSIWYGLGMYGLVGWSVVIPALLGIAAGIWIDTHFPSPYSWTLMGLFIGIVLGCLTAWYWIEKERQG